One window of the Rhipicephalus microplus isolate Deutch F79 chromosome 2, USDA_Rmic, whole genome shotgun sequence genome contains the following:
- the LOC119170450 gene encoding putative methyltransferase DDB_G0268948, whose protein sequence is MAVRNAPAEHHEPAEITLYESVIINLSHHHTRRTFPWHSSRIYLSIFDFDLAVDVGCGPGISTSPLAPYFKEVHGYDVSEAQINEARALNTFNNVSFCMSPAEKIAEKDESVQLITVMQAVHWFDLDSFYKEVRRVLMPHGVLALGSYLIPKPVSKDQKKMDNIIQNEIYMGELKNYWEPVRAVIDNLYRDIPPAFEDHVRIECIEDCKVRTVADYVNYVKTWSAYQLYLKKQPLEAEALSRKLTSILMEDAGKVGEDPTKTNLEVRTQFFTVLARKPGS, encoded by the exons ATGGCAGTTCGTAATGCACCTGCAGAGCATCACGAGCCTGCAGAAATTACATTGTATGAATCTGTAATAATTAACCTCTCTCACCACCACACAAGACGTACTTTTCCTTGGCATTCAAGCCGAATTTACTTGTCA ATCTTCGATTTCGACCTTGCAGTAGACGTTGGCTGTGGCCCTGGCATAAGTACAAGCCCTCTCGCTCCGTACTTCAAGGAAGTGCACGGATATGACGTATCTGAAGCGCAAATCAATGAAGCGAGAGCATTAAATACATTTAACAATGTTTCATTCTG TATGTCACCAGCTGAGAAAATCGCTGAAAAAGATGAGTCTGTGCAGCTGATTACAGTAATGCAGGCTGTTCACTGGTTTGACTTGGATTCATTCTACAAGGAAGTAAGAAGAGTCCTAATGCCACATGGTGTGTTGGCACTGGGCAGTTACCTCATTCCGAAGCCTGTCAGCAAGGACCAGAAGAAGATGGACAATATAATACAGAAC GAAATTTACATGGGTGAACTGAAGAACTACTGGGAACCAGTTAGAGCAGTCATCGACAACCTCTACAGAGACATCCCTCCAGCTTTCGAAGACCATGTTCG gatagAGTGTATCGAGGACTGCAAGGTCAGAACAGTTGCAGATTACGTGAACTACGTGAAGACTTGGTCGGCATATCAGCTTTACCTCAAGAAGCAACCTCTAGAAGCAGAAGCACTGTCTCGCAAGCTGACGTCCAT attgATGGAAGATGCTGGTAAGGTTGGAGAAGACCCCACGAAGACAAACCTTGAAGTTAGGACTCAATTTTTTACGGTTTTGGCGAGGAAACCAGGATCTTAA